The Stenotrophomonas maltophilia sequence TACTCCCCTTTGCTGGCCGGCGCACCGGCCTGTTTCCAGTCGAATACCTGGGTGGTACCCCCCGTACCACTCCCCAATGTCACCCGCACGCGTTGCGGGGTGAAGTCAGCCGGCAGCATCACGCTGCCGGTGATCTGCTGGAAGTACCGGAACGAGTAATCCTGTCCCGGTACCTTGCTGCGCTGGTGCAGATCATCCCAGCTGATCGTGGCCAGCTTGCCGTTCTTCACGCCTTCCACGGTGAAACGCATCTGCCCCTGGCTGATGGCGCCGCGGTTGAGGTTCTGGGTCAGCACGGCGGTGTACTGCCAGGTGCCGGCCGCTTCCGGGCTGAACTCGATCGAATGGGTGTTCAGGCCCTTGCGCTGGCTGGTCGAACCCACCAGGCGCTCATAGAAGGCAACGTCGGCACGCAGGCCGGCGATTTCCTCATCGCGCTCGGCCAGCGAGGACTGCACCTCGGTGTTGGCGGCGCGGCTGATGCGGTCGGAGGCTTCCAGCGTGGCCTGCTTCTGGCGCAGTTCGGTCAGCTGCACCTGCAGCGTCTCGGCGCGCTTCTCGGCGGCCTGCAGGCGCTGGCCCTGTGCATCGCGCGGCGTGGCCATCCAGCAGCCACCCAGCACGGCCAGCACCAGGCTGAGCAGCCAGATGCCGCCGATCACCAGCAGGCGGCGACGGTCGGCCGGCGGTTGCGGCGCACCGGGCAGGCGGACCTGCACACGCATGGGAGGACGGTTGGTCATGGGTGGTTTCCGGGGCATCGCGAGGGCGACACCGGTACGGCCCCTGTGGCAAACGACGGGCTAGTGTATGACAGGACGGGTGGGTTTCCTGCGCAGTGACCGACCGCGGTCTGTGGCGTTCAGGCACGCCATCGTCGATAGTGTGGCCCCCTGCACAGTTCCGTCGCCGGAGCATCGCCATGACCGAAGCCCACCTGTTCGTGATCGGCATCCTGCTGGCCTGGCTGGCCGGCATCCGCGTCTACCTCACGGTGTTCGGCGTCGGCCTGGCCGGCCTGCTCGGCTGGGTCGACCTGCCACCGGCCCTGCAGGCCACTGAGTCGTGGTGGGTGCTGGGCACCTCGGCGGCGCTGGCGGTGACCGAATTCTTCGCCGACAAGATTCCCGGCGTCGACTCGGCGTGGGATCTGGTGCAGACCCTGGCACGCGTGCCTGCGGGTGCCTTCCTCGCCGCGGCCACACTGTCGCCGGACGGGCAGCTGGGCACCGGAGCACTCGCTGCCGGTGCAGGTGTTGCGCTGGCCAGCCATGGCTTGAAAGCCGGCACCCGTGCCCTGCTCAACACGTCGCCGGAGCCGGCCAGCAACTGGGTCGCCTCCGCCGCCGAGGACACCGTGGTGATCGGCGGCCTGGCCCTGGCTCTGGCACACCCGTGGATCGCGCTGATCGTGGTGCTGGCCTGCAGCCTGGCCGGCGCACTGCTGGTGTGGCTGGTCTGGCGCGCCCTCTGGAAGGGCGTGCGCTGGCTGGCACGCACCGCAGCGCCCGACAGTCCACGCCAGACCGGTACCGGTTGATCGCCGGGCTTGTCGCATAATGGACGCGAACACCAGGAGCACCGATGGCCGCAAACGAATCCCCCGCGGGCGCCCGCCCGGGACGCGCTGAAACCCCTCCGGCCGATCATTGGCAACGCTGGACCGCTGAACCGGCGGGCGCCGTCGCCGCAGCACCGGCAGCGGTTCCGCCGCTGGCCGCCTCCGATGCGCCCGCATCGATCGGCAGCGCACCGCCGCCGTTACCGGGCCCGGCCATGCTGGCCGAGGCTGGCAACAACGATCAGGCGCCGCCGCCCTCCGATTCGCCCTACCGCGTGCTGATCGTCGAGGATGATCGCGCACAGGCGCTGTTCGCACAGAGTGTGCTGCACGGCGCCGGCATGCAGGCGATCGTGCACAGCGATGCCGATGACGCACTGCAGGCGATCAAGGAACATCGCCCCGACCTGATCCTGATGGACCTGCACCTGCCCGGCCTGGACGGCATGCGCCTGACCGCGCTGATCCGCCAGCAGCCCGGCCTGCAGCTGCTGCCCATCGTGTTCCTCAGCGGCGACCCGGACCCGGAACGCCAGTTCGAGGTACTCGACAGTGGCGCCGACGACTACCTGAGCAAGCCGATCCGCCCGCGCCACCTGATCGCCGCCGTGGCCAACCGCATCCGACGCGCGCGGGCGCAGGCCGCAACCCTCCCCGGCGTATCCGGCACCCCGGCCACCAGCAATCCGGAAACCGGGCTGCCGACGCGGCATCACGTACTGCAGCAGCTCAACGCCGCGCTTGCCCACCGCGACCAGGGCGGCGTGCTGTTCGTCGAGATATCCAGTGCACTGGGCCTGCGCGAGCGCTATGGCTATGCCGCCTTCGAGCGCCTGATGGTGCAGGCCGGGCAACGCCTGGCAGAAGCCGGCCACCCGCACCTGCTGGCGCGCCTGAACGACAACAGCTTCCTGCTGCTTGCGCGCAATGTCAGCGAGGA is a genomic window containing:
- a CDS encoding DUF4126 domain-containing protein; its protein translation is MTEAHLFVIGILLAWLAGIRVYLTVFGVGLAGLLGWVDLPPALQATESWWVLGTSAALAVTEFFADKIPGVDSAWDLVQTLARVPAGAFLAAATLSPDGQLGTGALAAGAGVALASHGLKAGTRALLNTSPEPASNWVASAAEDTVVIGGLALALAHPWIALIVVLACSLAGALLVWLVWRALWKGVRWLARTAAPDSPRQTGTG
- a CDS encoding DUF6776 family protein, whose translation is MTNRPPMRVQVRLPGAPQPPADRRRLLVIGGIWLLSLVLAVLGGCWMATPRDAQGQRLQAAEKRAETLQVQLTELRQKQATLEASDRISRAANTEVQSSLAERDEEIAGLRADVAFYERLVGSTSQRKGLNTHSIEFSPEAAGTWQYTAVLTQNLNRGAISQGQMRFTVEGVKNGKLATISWDDLHQRSKVPGQDYSFRYFQQITGSVMLPADFTPQRVRVTLGSGTGGTTQVFDWKQAGAPASKGE